The genomic window AAAACGATAACTTACAATAAGCAGCATCGACTTCGCAGGAAAATTATTAAGCAGAAAACTGATAAAGTTATAAAATCAACTGTTGATCTATACTTTTCAGCACTCAGGAAAATTGGTATTGAATCTGTATTTGATAATCCTATTTTATATCCAAATGAAAAACTTTCCAATGATTTTACTGGCAAAATAAAAAGTGAAAAAATAAAGTTGGCAATCTTTCCAGGTGCCCTTCATAAAACAAAACAATATCCAGTAGATCTATTGTTAGAAGTAATAAATAAGTTGAATGATAAATATCAAATTTTCCTATCAGGATCGAAATCAGAAAAAGATTTAGCTAAAAAAATTGTAAACAAAGTTAATAAATCAGTGTACGATTTGACAGGTGAATTGACAATTTCCGAAATGCTAACATTTCTTTCCATAATGGATGTCATTATTTCCAATGATAGCGGTCCAATGCACATTGCGGCTGCTTTAAACAAAAATCAGATAGCAATTTTTGGAGCAACACATCCCAAACTCGGTTTTGCTCCGCTAAACAATAAAGCAATCGTTCTAAAAGCTGATCTACACTGCCAGCCATGCTCTTTGCATGGTGGTTCTATCTGTCCAAAATTACATTTTAATTGCATGAAAATGATTGAACCGGAACAAATTATGCATTATTTAAACAAAGTGATTTTGGATAGAAGTTCAAGAAATTAGTTCTTGACACATAAAAGAGAAATTGATTTTAAAGAAATAGTTACATAAGTAACAGGGAGTGAGTTTATGAAAAAAATTTATATTTTACTGATTATTCTTTTAGCTTTCTCGATTGCTTTTGCTGAAGATGGTATCGTTTTGAAAGCTACATATACGGGGCATGGTAATTGCTGGTTGATAAACTTAAGTATAGATAAAGCTTTAAATGAAGAACTGGCTATCTGGTATCCAAATGAACTTGGTGGAGAACAAAAAGTACGAGTTTTGTATGATCTTCCTTTAGAACCTGGTGTTTACACTTTTTATTGGGATGGTCTGGATGATGAAGGTAACAGATTGCAATATAGAATAAATCAAAATGTTCGCTATAGAAATGGTAAAGTTGTAATGTTGAAGTAGTATAAAATAAAATCCTTTAAGCCCTTTGCTTTTACGCAAGGGGCTTTTTCTATTTCTTATTAGTACTAAATTATATTTAGAAAATTATCTTACTTTTTTATTACGATGTAAGAAAATTGTAACTTTTTTTTACACCAATAAAACTTTGTTGACAAAAATAAGCTAGCTTCGTTTTTTTTGTACCTTGATATTTTTTTAAGGGGTTAGGGTATGAATGATAAGGTAGAAGAGCTTTTATCGAACTTGATTACAGAAGATCTTTCTCTTATTCATAACATTATAGATAAGCTTCAATCCGAGAAAAGCAAGATTATTGAAGTCGTTGGTGAATCCGGATCCGGAAAATCAATAATTTTTCGTAAATTGTTAGAAAATCTCCCCAAAGCTGATATAGATTTTAAATATTATATTCCTGCCAGATTTCGTTTTAATCATTTCTGGGATATTGTTCAATACATTGTTGATATTTCAAGAGAAGAATTCGATACATTGATACAAGATGCAGAACAATTCGACATCATCCGAAAATATGACTTTTTCTACTATATTACTGAAAAATTGACAGAAAAAAAACTATTTAAACCTCAGAATATTATAATTTATGAGATTCGTTCTTTAGATCAATATTGCCTTGATTTTATTCAATATTTAGTAAATTATTCAGAAAAGATTCCAATACAATTTGTTGTTTTTTCTCAGAATCAGACTATTCCTTTCTCCGAAAAAATGGAAATAGCCACACCTTCTGAAGAAGATATTCGACAAATTTTACTGAAGCTTTATCCCAATAATAAAGAAGAGTTTTATTCTGAAAGTGAAATTTTAAATAATATTTCAAAAAATAATTTAGGAATTCTCACTCATATACTTTCCAGCGTAACCGAAAATAAAAAAAAGCTCGATCTTTCTGCATTTCTGGATAAAAAAGTTCAAATCGAAAAGATCTATAAAACTCAATTTGATGGTTTATCGGAAAAGCAACAACAAATCCTTTTTAGAATTTTGCTGCTTGATACTTTGAGCAATAAAGAAAAATTGAAGAATATTTACGGTAAGACTGCATTTACAAAAGATTTAAATGAGCTTGTAAAACAGCGTCTTATTATGGATTTGGATGGAAGGTACATGACCAAAAAAGGTCATTTGGCAAAAGAAATCTTCTTGAAATTTCCAGATAAAAAGCAGAGAGAGATTTATGAACCAATATTGGACCTGATGTCTGAAGAATCGAGAAATGATCTTCTTGCTTCCATAAATGTGCTCGATTCAAAATCGTTGAACAAGATCATAAACAGGGTTAAAGATCTTCGAGATTACAAAGTAGTGATAAAATTATACAATTTTCTATTAGAACTTTCAAAAGATTCAAACGATAAAGTGATGATCCTTACCAGTTTGGGAGATGCAAATCGTAATCTTTCCAACTATGAAAATGCTGCAGAATATTATCGCAGAGCCCTCAAAATCTGCGCCGATAAATCTTTACCAGCCGATGACATTGTTTACAAACTGGCAAAATGTTTGAATAATGTTGGCTCCTCAGCTTTTGCTTTGGAGATCCTGAAGAAATATACCCACGATTCCAAAAATGAGTATTTGAAATGTAAAGT from Candidatus Cloacimonadota bacterium includes these protein-coding regions:
- a CDS encoding glycosyltransferase family 9 protein, which codes for MYNRILIIRLSSLGDVVLTQPVTAVLKKRFPKAEIHFITKKAYLPVVECFNCVDKVYIWEEYKSYSKLRKLAKQKFDLVIDLHNKFNTFLIKKVVHGKKTITYNKQHRLRRKIIKQKTDKVIKSTVDLYFSALRKIGIESVFDNPILYPNEKLSNDFTGKIKSEKIKLAIFPGALHKTKQYPVDLLLEVINKLNDKYQIFLSGSKSEKDLAKKIVNKVNKSVYDLTGELTISEMLTFLSIMDVIISNDSGPMHIAAALNKNQIAIFGATHPKLGFAPLNNKAIVLKADLHCQPCSLHGGSICPKLHFNCMKMIEPEQIMHYLNKVILDRSSRN